From Coturnix japonica isolate 7356 chromosome 3, Coturnix japonica 2.1, whole genome shotgun sequence, the proteins below share one genomic window:
- the CRNKL1 gene encoding crooked neck-like protein 1: MASTAAGKQRIPKVAKVKNKAPAEVQITAEQLLREAKERELELLPPPPQQKITDVEELNDYKLRKRKTFEDNIRKNRTVISNWIKYAQWEESLKEIQRARSIYERALDVDYRNVTLWLKYAEMEMKNRQVNHARNIWDRAITTLPRVNQFWYKYTYMEEMLGNVAGSRQVFERWMEWQPEEQAWHSYINFELRYKEVDRARTIYERFVIVHPDVKNWIKYARFEEKHCYFAHARKVYERAVEFFGEEHMDEHLYVAFAKFEENQKEFERVRVIYKYALDRIPKQDAQNLFKNYTIFEKKFGDRRGIEDIIVSKRRFQYEEEVKANPHNYDAWFDYLRLVESDADAETVREVYERAIANVPPIQEKRYWKRYIYLWINYALYEELEAKDPERTRQVYQACIELLPHKKFTFAKIWLLYAQFEIRQKNLPLARRALGTSIGKCPKNKLFKGYIELELQLREFDRCRKLYEKFLEFAPENCTSWIKFAELETILGDIDRARAIYELAISQPRLDMPEVLWKSYIDFEIEQEEYEKTRNLYRRLLQRTQHVKVWISFAQFELSAGKEESLSKCRQIYEEANKAMRNCEEKEERVMLLESWKTFEEEFGTDSTKERIEKLMPEKIKKRRKLQAEDGSDAGWEEYYDYIFPEDTANQPNLKLLAMAKLWKKQQQESEAAEMDPDKDIDESQS; the protein is encoded by the exons ATGGCGTCTACGGCGGCCGGAAAGCAGCGCATCCCCAAAGTGGCCAAG GTGAAAAACAAAGCGCCCGCAGAAGTTCAgatcacagcagagcagcttttaAGAGAAGCAAAGGAGAGAGAACTTGAACTTCTTCCACCACCTCCTCAGCAGAAGATCACAGATGTTGAAGAGCTAAATGACTATAAGCTAAGGAAAAGGAAg ACTTTTGAAGAtaacataagaaaaaacagaactgttatCAGTAACTGGATAAAGTACGCACAATGGGAAGAAagcttaaaagaaatacagag agCCCGTTCCATTTACGAGCGTGCTTTAGATGTGGACTACAGAAATGTCACCCTTTGGCTGAAAtatgcagaaatggaaatgaagaaccGCCAGGTTAATCACGCCCGAAACATTTGGGATCGAGCTATTACCACCCTGCCCAGGGTGAACCAATTCTG GTACAAGTACACTTACATGGAAGAGATGCTGGGGAATGTTGCTGGATCACGTCAGGTGTTTGAACGCTGGATGGAATGGCAACCGGAGGAGCAAGCTTGGCATTCCTACATTAACTTCGAGCTGAGATACAAGGAAGTGGATAGGGCACGTACCATTTATGAAAGAT TCGTTATTGTCCATCCTGATGTGAAAAACTGGATCAAGTATGCCCGCTTTGAAGAGAAGCACTGTTATTTTGCTCACGCAAGGAAAGTATATGAAAGGGCAGTGGAGTTCTTTGGAGAAGAGCATATGGATGAGCACTTGTATGTGGCTTTTGCGAAGTTTGAAGAGAACCAGAAAGAA tttgaaagaGTAAGGGTGATCTACAAGTATGCCTTGGATAGAATTCCAAAACAGGACGCCCAGAATCTCTTCAAAAATTATACCATCTTTGAGAAGAAGTTTGGAGATAGACGAGGTATTGAAGACATCATTGTCAGCAAGAGAAGATTCCAGTATGAAGAAGAAGTGAAG GCAAATCCACATAATTATGATGCATGGTTTGACTACTTGAGGTTAGTTGAAAGCGATGCTGATGCGGAGACTGTCCGAGAAGTATATGAAAGAGCCATTGCTAACGTTCCCCCAATTCAAGAGAAGAGATACTGGAAGAGATACATCTATCTTTGGATTAACTATGCGTTATATGAAGAGCTGGAGGCAAAG gATCCAGAGCGAACCAGACAAGTTTATCAGGCGTGTATTGAGCTCCTTCCACACAAGAAG tttacaTTTGCCAAAATATGGCTGCTGTACGCACAGTTtgaaataagacagaaaaatctTCCACTTGCTAGAAGAGCTTTG GGAACATCCATAGGTAAATGTCCgaaaaacaaactttttaaAGGTTATATTGAACTGGAGTTACAACTGCGAGAATTTGATCGTTGTCGAAAGCTGTATGAAAAATTCTTGGAGTTTGCACCAGAAAACTGCACGTCGTGGATTAAATTTGCTGAGCTAGAGACCATTCTTGGTGATATCGATAGGGCCCGTGCAATATATGAATTGGCTATTAGCCAACCTCGACTAGACATGCCAGAG GTTCTTTGGAAATCCTACATTGACTTTGAAATAGAGCAAGAAGAGtatgagaaaacaagaaacctTTACCGCAGATTACTTCAGCGGACACAGCATGTCAAG GTATGGATTAGCTTTGCACAGTTTGAGCTATCtgctggaaaagaggaaagtttGTCAAAATGCCGACAGATTTACGAAGAGGCTAATAAGGCAATGAGAAACTGtgaggagaaagaggagagagtCATGCTTCTGGAATCCTGGAAGACCTTTGAAGAGGAGTTTGGAACTGATAGCACTAAAGAGAGGATAGAAAAACTGAtgcctgaaaaaataaagaagaggagaaagctgCAGGCTGAAGATGgg TCTGATGCTGGCTGGGAGGAATATTACGATTATATTTTCCCAGAAGATACTGCCAATCAGCCTAATCTCAAACTACTTGCTATGGCTAAACTCtggaagaaacagcaacagGAGAGTGAAGCTGCAGAAATGGATCCAGACAAAGACATTGACGAAAGCCAGTCTTAA